A region of Granulibacter bethesdensis DNA encodes the following proteins:
- a CDS encoding TIGR02300 family protein has product MVKPELGTKRVCVSCGTRFYDLLKSPAICPKCGAEQPLDQPRPRRVPGALLDDKPKKIGVVDDADTDAVDADDTDEDVLEDTSDLEDGDDDTIEVEVETDGNDDEH; this is encoded by the coding sequence ATGGTAAAACCCGAACTTGGCACCAAGCGGGTCTGCGTTTCATGCGGAACCCGTTTCTACGATCTGCTGAAATCCCCCGCCATCTGCCCGAAATGCGGCGCAGAACAGCCGCTGGATCAGCCCCGCCCCCGCCGCGTGCCAGGTGCGCTGCTGGATGACAAACCCAAGAAAATCGGGGTTGTTGACGATGCCGATACAGATGCCGTCGATGCCGACGACACTGACGAGGATGTGCTGGAGGATACCTCCGACCTCGAAGACGGCGACGATGACACCATCGAAGTGGAAGTCGAGACCGACGGCAACGACGACGAGCACTGA
- a CDS encoding SRPBCC family protein, translating into MKELFPGAVYTPAGEGGQTGPKPLTLTKTIDIAAPADAVWEIISEFGDITWLPLVKSSSADRGNNPGSIRVLDLGGPKITEELTAYNAAARSYSYKFTPDAENTQIVPAGDYRSTITVEAAGAGARIVWQGFFTRLSPFDTLPAGQGDEDAIAAVTGVYDAGLIALKQKAEG; encoded by the coding sequence ATGAAAGAACTGTTCCCGGGTGCCGTTTATACCCCTGCAGGGGAAGGGGGCCAGACCGGGCCGAAGCCCCTCACGCTCACCAAAACGATCGACATTGCCGCGCCGGCGGATGCGGTGTGGGAAATCATCTCTGAATTCGGGGACATCACCTGGCTGCCGCTGGTGAAGTCCAGCAGTGCTGACCGGGGTAACAACCCCGGCTCGATCCGGGTGCTGGATCTTGGTGGCCCTAAAATCACGGAAGAGCTGACAGCGTATAACGCGGCTGCCCGCAGCTACAGTTACAAATTCACACCAGATGCAGAAAATACGCAGATCGTGCCTGCGGGCGACTACCGTTCGACCATCACGGTCGAGGCAGCCGGGGCCGGAGCGCGAATCGTATGGCAGGGATTTTTCACCCGCCTGTCGCCGTTCGACACCCTGCCAGCCGGACAGGGAGACGAGGATGCGATCGCAGCCGTGACCGGGGTATATGATGCGGGTCTGATTGCACTGAAGCAGAAGGCAGAAGGCTGA
- a CDS encoding YMGG-like glycine zipper-containing protein — translation MSRQPLLQSLGLLAVTALCACTVSPPEGPSIAALPGKGKTLEQFQNDDMTCRYYASQRNGFVSPQKGAANSAVGTAAIGTALGAATGALIGVAAGNAGMGAAIGAGAGLAGGGLLGSSNARQSSASLQQNYDMNYGQCMIARGNTFPPQPRMQMAPAYTY, via the coding sequence ATGTCCCGCCAGCCGCTTTTACAGTCCCTGGGCCTGCTTGCTGTCACTGCGCTATGCGCCTGCACCGTCTCTCCGCCGGAAGGACCAAGTATTGCCGCCCTGCCCGGCAAGGGAAAAACGCTGGAGCAGTTCCAGAATGACGATATGACATGCCGCTATTACGCCTCTCAGCGGAACGGCTTCGTCTCCCCACAAAAGGGCGCCGCCAACAGCGCCGTCGGCACGGCCGCCATTGGCACGGCGCTGGGAGCAGCGACCGGTGCATTGATTGGTGTGGCCGCAGGCAATGCCGGTATGGGGGCTGCAATCGGCGCAGGAGCGGGCCTTGCGGGAGGAGGTCTGCTCGGCAGTTCGAATGCGCGGCAGTCCTCGGCCTCGCTACAGCAGAATTACGACATGAATTACGGGCAATGCATGATTGCCCGCGGCAATACATTCCCGCCCCAGCCAAGGATGCAGATGGCACCCGCCTATACTTATTGA